In the genome of Flavobacteriaceae bacterium YJPT1-3, the window TTAATTTTAGGCGAGCAAGAAAAAGACGTGAATGGTGTTGGAACTTTTATGGCGACAAATTGGCGGCTTCAAGCCTATCAAGGTATGAATACAAACGGACCACGTTATCAAACTTTTGTCAAAGGTCAAAATACAGGCCACATAGACATACCTAAAGACAATGCAGACATACAAAAATATAACTTGGACAATTCAGAAGCATTTTTTGATACCTATGTAAAAGGTTTGGACAGAAAATCCGAAATTGGAAATATATCAATGCCACCAAATAATCAGGTTGAAAAATCAAGTAAAGGAATATAAAAAACTGGCTACAACAATGGCTATAAGTAATTGCTTGTTCTCGCCTACACCTGAAAATCCTCGCGGATTTTCTGTTTGGTGTGCACCTGCCAGCCGGCAGGCAGGCTTGCGAAGTTAAGTGCCTTTGCCTTCCTCTCTCCCGAAGTATCGGGCTCGTCGGAGGCACTACGCAACTACTCCTAGCCGAGACCTTTTTAGGTAATGCAAAAAACTATTTTCACGCGGTTAAACACTTACAAAAGGCATCTGAAAATTAAATTGTTCATCATCAACCTGACTTAAAATAAAGTGAGCCAAATCGGCGCGACTAATCTTTGTACCCGAATTAACACCAACCCAACCAATACGATAATTCCCTGTTCCTTGATCATTTGTTAATCTTGGACCTCTAACAATGGTCCAATTTAAACCGCTTTCACTCAATACTTCGTGATGTTTGATAGCGTCATTTAAAATTTTTGGAACTGCTATTTTCATTATGGTCCTTATCAATTTATCTACAAATTTTGGTTTATCCTTTTCAGGGAAAGGTAAACCACCGCCTGAAAGAGAT includes:
- a CDS encoding SDR family oxidoreductase, translated to MKIALFGASGQTGQQFLDLALEKGFEVKALVRNPDKIIQNNLRLKIYKGDVLNIDDVKQVVEDTDIVVSLFGHVKGSPEWLQTNGTKNIVQAMKDSNVKRIISLSGGGLPFPEKDKPKFVDKLIRTIMKIAVPKILNDAIKHHEVLSESGLNWTIVRGPRLTNDQGTGNYRIGWVGVNSGTKISRADLAHFILSQVDDEQFNFQMPFVSV